The genome window ATCCTGGTCAAGGGTGGCGACGTCCTCGAGAGACTGCCCTTGGTCGATACGGTCTTCTTTGACAAGACCGGGACCATAACCACCGGGCAGTTCCACCTGGCCGGGGTCTATCCCCAGGAGGGAAGATCGTCCGACTCTCTCCTCGAACTGGCCGTCACCGCCGAGAGAGGTTCAAACCACCCCCTCGCCGAGGCCGTGAGGTCAGGGTGGGGACAGCGTCCCTTGCCAGCGCTGCCTCTCTCGGCGGTCGAGCACCCCGGGATGGGGATCGAGGCAAAAACCCCTGAAACCCTGATCCTGGCCGGCAACAGGAGGCTCATGCTTGAGAACAAAATTGACGCATCCAATCCATCATCGCCGGGCACGGTGATTCACGTGGCCGAAAACGGAGTTTACGCGGGTTACCTGGTTCTGGCCGATACCATTAAAGACGAAGCGCCGCACGCAATTAAGGAACTAAGGGACCTGGGCATCGGCCGGATTTTCCTTCTTTCCGGAGACCTCGAGGGGCCAACGGTGGATGTGGAGAATCAGCTATCGCTGGACGGCTCCTTTTGGGGTCTTCTGCCCGAGGAAAAGGTCGCTTTGCTGGAGGAAAAGCAGGCCTCGAACCGGGGAAAAGCTATCAGTGCTTTCGTGGGTGACGGCCTCAACGACGCCCCTGTGATCGCCAGGGCCGAAGTGGGTGTCTCCATGGGG of Thermovirga sp. contains these proteins:
- a CDS encoding HAD-IC family P-type ATPase, which translates into the protein ILVKGGDVLERLPLVDTVFFDKTGTITTGQFHLAGVYPQEGRSSDSLLELAVTAERGSNHPLAEAVRSGWGQRPLPALPLSAVEHPGMGIEAKTPETLILAGNRRLMLENKIDASNPSSPGTVIHVAENGVYAGYLVLADTIKDEAPHAIKELRDLGIGRIFLLSGDLEGPTVDVENQLSLDGSFWGLLPEEKVALLEEKQASNRGKAISAFVGDGLNDAPVIARAEVGVSMGKVGSDITVDNADVVIMNDHVSGLPEVLRIARKTRRVIWQNILLSLTVKALVLSLGAFGAATLWEAVFADVGMTLLAVINSSRILRWSRKQRIHYFSSSEKYPHNH